One genomic region from Candidatus Endomicrobiellum trichonymphae encodes:
- a CDS encoding endolytic transglycosylase MltG gives MKLCAANLIKKLCLDMYKRAGKINIPFKDIVIMAFIIEREAVKLTERSVIAAVFYNRFR, from the coding sequence TTGAAATTATGTGCAGCAAATTTAATAAAAAAGTTATGTCTTGATATGTACAAAAGGGCGGGAAAAATTAATATTCCTTTTAAAGATATAGTTATAATGGCGTTCATAATTGAGAGAGAAGCTGTTAAACTGACGGAAAGATCGGTAATAGCGGCGGTTTTTTACAATAGATTTAGGTAA
- a CDS encoding [FeFe] hydrogenase, group A: MEKYLTVNGRKVSFTDEKNLLEIIRKENIELPSFCYNSELSIYGSCRLCMLEIEGKGILFACSTPPESGMKIRTNNEHIIEMRKIIVELLLANHDRECTTCGKSETCQLQTLARRLGINKIRFKNVMHKEPKDVSTYSLVRESGKCILCGNCVRFCDEIQSVGAIGFANRGSKSVICPSLGCDLESSGCVYCGQCARVCPTGAIMPKSEISYVWKVLSDPKKKVVVAIAPAVRASIGEVFGFAGGNGTETAGKIVTALRSMGFAKVFDVSFAADMTIVEEADEFLNRLKKNKDMPLFTSCCPAWVKFVEQYYPDFISNLSSCRSPQAMYGSVAKKIMPEMLKISKEDLTVVSIMPCTAKKFEARRPELSKNGVADIDYVLTTQELARMIEEAGLLFGELEPSAFDMPLGFKTGGGVIFGNSGGVTEAVLRDIVSNNSGGAGKTEQFVFVRGEDGLREVKVNFGGRELNIAVVYGLKNARKILKDIKVDRSRYDFVEVMACPGGCIGGAGQPVYKDLSVRKTRTKVLYESDKTMELRRPQDNPYVQKVYKDYFNKPGSCAAHEYLHTGYKNRKRFNETFEIYKPDQKGNIKVSVCFGNSCMQRGSEEILKHIVSFVENGKYKGSVGIEVSMCLEKCFRGPVVKVANQTLEHCTPKAAEEAIQEELMKK; this comes from the coding sequence ATGGAAAAATATTTGACGGTAAACGGCAGAAAAGTTTCGTTTACTGATGAGAAAAATCTTTTGGAAATTATAAGAAAAGAAAATATAGAGTTGCCGTCGTTTTGTTATAATTCGGAACTCAGTATCTATGGTTCATGCAGGCTTTGTATGCTGGAAATTGAAGGCAAGGGAATACTTTTCGCGTGTTCCACTCCGCCTGAAAGCGGAATGAAAATTAGGACAAATAATGAACATATAATAGAAATGAGAAAAATTATAGTAGAACTTTTGCTTGCAAATCACGACAGAGAATGCACTACCTGCGGGAAAAGCGAAACCTGTCAGCTTCAGACGTTAGCAAGAAGACTTGGCATTAATAAAATAAGATTTAAAAACGTTATGCATAAAGAACCTAAAGATGTGTCCACGTACTCTTTAGTAAGAGAATCCGGTAAATGCATTCTTTGCGGCAATTGCGTAAGATTTTGCGATGAAATACAAAGCGTGGGAGCAATAGGTTTTGCAAACCGGGGTTCAAAATCTGTAATTTGTCCGAGTTTAGGATGTGATTTGGAATCGTCGGGATGCGTTTACTGCGGACAGTGCGCAAGAGTATGTCCTACCGGTGCAATTATGCCTAAATCTGAAATAAGCTATGTGTGGAAAGTTTTAAGCGATCCTAAGAAAAAAGTTGTGGTTGCGATAGCGCCTGCAGTGCGAGCGTCAATCGGCGAAGTATTCGGATTTGCCGGTGGGAATGGAACTGAAACCGCTGGAAAAATTGTGACGGCTTTGCGTTCTATGGGTTTTGCAAAAGTTTTTGACGTTTCGTTTGCCGCAGATATGACAATAGTTGAAGAAGCAGATGAATTTCTCAATCGGCTGAAAAAAAATAAAGATATGCCTCTGTTTACGTCGTGTTGTCCTGCATGGGTGAAATTTGTAGAGCAGTATTATCCTGATTTTATTTCGAATCTTTCAAGCTGTCGTTCTCCGCAGGCAATGTACGGCTCTGTTGCAAAAAAAATTATGCCTGAAATGCTTAAAATTTCGAAAGAAGATTTGACTGTAGTTTCAATAATGCCATGTACGGCAAAAAAATTTGAGGCGAGAAGACCTGAACTTTCAAAAAATGGTGTTGCGGATATTGATTATGTTTTAACGACGCAGGAACTTGCAAGAATGATTGAAGAGGCAGGGTTGCTTTTTGGCGAACTTGAGCCGTCGGCATTTGATATGCCCTTGGGATTCAAAACCGGCGGAGGAGTAATATTTGGCAATTCCGGCGGCGTAACTGAAGCTGTTTTGAGAGATATCGTAAGTAATAATTCCGGCGGAGCGGGTAAAACTGAGCAGTTTGTTTTTGTGCGTGGTGAAGATGGCTTGAGGGAAGTAAAAGTAAATTTTGGCGGCAGAGAGCTCAATATTGCAGTTGTTTATGGGTTGAAAAATGCAAGAAAAATTTTAAAAGATATTAAAGTTGACAGGTCGAGATATGATTTTGTGGAAGTTATGGCATGCCCCGGAGGATGTATAGGTGGAGCTGGACAGCCTGTTTATAAGGATTTATCAGTAAGAAAAACAAGGACTAAAGTTTTGTATGAAAGCGATAAAACTATGGAACTCCGAAGACCGCAGGATAATCCATACGTTCAGAAAGTATATAAAGATTATTTCAATAAACCGGGAAGCTGTGCAGCTCATGAGTATTTGCATACAGGATATAAAAATAGAAAGAGGTTTAATGAAACATTTGAAATCTATAAACCTGACCAAAAAGGCAATATTAAAGTCAGTGTGTGTTTCGGAAACAGTTGCATGCAGAGAGGTTCAGAGGAAATTTTAAAACATATTGTCAGTTTTGTCGAGAACGGTAAATATAAGGGCAGTGTAGGTATAGAAGTTTCTATGTGTTTGGAAAAATGTTTTAGAGGTCCGGTTGTAAAAGTTGCAAACCAGACCCTTGAGCATTGCACTCCTAAAGCGGCGGAGGAAGCGATACAGGAAGAACTGATGAAAAAATGA
- a CDS encoding cysteine desulfurase family protein, translated as MGQRIVYLDNSATTIVDSEVIKEMQSYFSDIYGNASSFHYFGRQAKTVLDNARKKTASLLNSSPEEIFFTGCGTESDNIAIFGILNAYGEKGHIITSKIEHHAVFYSCKHLEANGYEVTYLNVDEDGVVSVEDFKKAVKDNTLLVTIMHANNEVGSIQPIEEIASELKKINEKRKKKIYFHTDAVQTAGKLYLDVKKLGIDLLAISAHKFNGPKGVGALYIKSGTNIVPMTFGGHHENGLRPGTENIPYISGLAKALEISNAKIEEYNKRVFALRKKLKEGILNAIPEVIINGSGSRAVSNILNVSFNYIEGEALLLMLDMEGVAVSTGSACASGSSEPSHVLSAMGVNPVASQGAIRFSFGYHNVEEDVDYVLEVLPKVISSLRSMSPVWKQKTLGNKE; from the coding sequence ATGGGACAGAGAATAGTTTATTTGGATAACAGTGCCACAACTATTGTTGATTCTGAAGTTATAAAAGAAATGCAGTCGTATTTTTCTGACATTTACGGAAATGCTTCGAGTTTTCACTATTTCGGAAGACAGGCAAAAACAGTGCTTGATAACGCAAGGAAGAAGACGGCGTCGTTATTGAATTCAAGCCCTGAAGAAATATTTTTTACCGGATGTGGCACCGAGTCCGACAATATTGCAATATTTGGTATATTAAATGCTTATGGAGAGAAAGGGCATATAATTACGAGTAAGATCGAACATCACGCCGTTTTTTATTCATGCAAGCATCTTGAAGCAAACGGATATGAAGTAACTTATCTCAATGTTGATGAAGATGGAGTTGTTTCCGTTGAAGATTTTAAAAAGGCTGTAAAAGATAATACTCTTCTTGTGACGATAATGCATGCAAACAATGAAGTTGGTTCAATTCAGCCCATAGAAGAGATTGCGTCTGAATTGAAAAAAATCAACGAAAAAAGAAAAAAGAAAATTTATTTTCATACTGATGCCGTACAGACTGCAGGCAAGCTTTATTTAGACGTTAAAAAACTTGGAATTGATTTACTTGCAATATCGGCGCATAAATTCAACGGTCCTAAAGGCGTTGGCGCTCTTTATATTAAAAGTGGGACGAATATAGTGCCTATGACTTTCGGTGGACATCATGAAAATGGACTTCGTCCCGGAACTGAAAATATTCCGTATATTTCTGGACTTGCAAAAGCACTTGAGATTTCAAATGCTAAAATTGAGGAATACAATAAGCGCGTTTTTGCTTTAAGGAAAAAACTTAAAGAAGGCATTCTTAATGCAATTCCCGAGGTAATTATTAACGGCAGTGGCAGCAGAGCTGTTTCTAATATTTTAAACGTGAGTTTTAATTATATAGAAGGCGAGGCTTTGCTTCTTATGCTTGATATGGAAGGCGTAGCTGTTTCTACGGGTTCGGCATGCGCGTCAGGGTCATCGGAGCCGTCGCATGTTTTATCAGCGATGGGCGTTAATCCCGTTGCGTCGCAAGGTGCAATTCGGTTTTCTTTTGGATATCATAATGTGGAAGAAGACGTTGATTATGTGCTTGAAGTTCTGCCGAAAGTTATAAGCAGTCTTCGTTCAATGTCTCCTGTTTGGAAGCAAAAAACGCTTGGGAATAAAGAGTAA
- a CDS encoding cation:proton antiporter, with translation MYEVFDFLISLASILFFAKVFGEIALKLGQNPVIGELLAGIFIGPSVLGIVRETPVLSNISELGVIILLFEVGLSTDIKEFLKASGWAMVVAFVGVIVPYFLGYFVFLCFGLTDMQAIFAGAVLTATSVGVTIRVFTDLKCLKTEEAKIVLGAAIIDDVIGLTMLAVILKLITGGIVSFGTVVCISGTAVLFLVLSVVAGVLIAPTIFKFISKMKQSYIAFIMGIVFCFIVSALSTKIELGHIVGAFVAGLVLSTIKQSEEIKKDIKSIYAVFVPIFFVLMGTKVDISTFNPFVVANKEILISTGALFVVAFVGKIVAGFAVLKKGINKLLIGVSMVPRGEVGLIFAEIGLKNNVFATRDYSSLVAVIMLTTFITPIILKYLISKQKKIIQ, from the coding sequence GTGTATGAGGTATTTGACTTTTTAATATCTTTAGCAAGTATTCTTTTCTTTGCAAAAGTTTTTGGTGAAATTGCTTTAAAACTCGGGCAAAATCCTGTAATCGGCGAACTTTTAGCAGGGATTTTTATAGGACCTAGTGTTTTGGGAATTGTACGCGAAACGCCTGTTTTATCAAATATATCAGAACTCGGCGTGATAATTCTTCTTTTCGAAGTCGGACTTTCAACAGATATAAAAGAGTTTTTAAAAGCAAGTGGATGGGCGATGGTTGTAGCATTTGTTGGGGTAATAGTTCCTTACTTTTTGGGATATTTTGTGTTTTTATGCTTTGGACTTACTGATATGCAGGCAATTTTTGCAGGTGCTGTTCTTACGGCAACTTCCGTAGGTGTCACAATAAGAGTGTTTACGGATTTAAAGTGTCTTAAAACTGAAGAAGCCAAGATAGTGCTTGGTGCTGCAATTATTGACGATGTTATAGGGCTTACAATGCTTGCCGTTATTTTAAAGCTTATTACGGGCGGAATCGTCAGTTTCGGAACTGTCGTGTGTATAAGCGGAACTGCAGTACTGTTTTTAGTGTTGTCCGTCGTCGCTGGCGTACTTATAGCGCCTACGATTTTTAAATTTATTTCTAAAATGAAACAGTCTTACATAGCATTTATCATGGGGATTGTTTTTTGTTTTATTGTATCGGCGCTCTCAACTAAAATTGAGCTTGGTCATATAGTAGGAGCGTTTGTTGCGGGACTTGTTCTTTCAACGATAAAACAAAGTGAAGAGATAAAAAAAGATATAAAATCGATTTATGCGGTTTTTGTGCCTATATTTTTTGTTCTGATGGGTACTAAGGTTGATATAAGTACATTTAATCCTTTTGTTGTAGCAAACAAAGAAATTTTAATTTCAACGGGTGCACTTTTTGTTGTTGCTTTTGTGGGTAAGATAGTGGCTGGTTTTGCCGTATTAAAAAAAGGAATCAATAAACTTTTAATAGGCGTTTCAATGGTGCCGCGTGGTGAAGTGGGATTGATATTTGCAGAAATTGGTTTGAAAAATAATGTTTTCGCAACGCGGGACTACAGCTCTTTGGTTGCTGTTATAATGCTTACGACTTTTATTACTCCGATAATATTAAAATATCTTATATCAAAACAGAAAAAGATAATTCAGTAG
- a CDS encoding NADH-quinone oxidoreductase subunit NuoE family protein, whose product MDSNYSKFKTVCRILKENSFDKSKLIPILQAVQEEYKYLPKEILVFIALSLNTSPAGVYGVATFFSHFTLKHKGRHIIKICDGIACHVKKSNSLINALKNKLGLKEAEYSTKDVFFTIETVSCLGACGLAPVFLIDEDIYGQMTPDKAVELIDKIME is encoded by the coding sequence ATGGATTCAAATTACAGTAAATTTAAAACAGTATGCCGGATTCTAAAAGAAAATAGTTTTGATAAGTCAAAGCTGATACCAATTCTTCAGGCTGTTCAGGAAGAATACAAATATTTGCCAAAAGAAATTTTAGTTTTTATAGCATTGTCGCTGAATACTTCTCCCGCAGGTGTTTACGGGGTTGCTACATTTTTTTCGCATTTTACTTTAAAACATAAAGGCAGACATATTATAAAAATTTGTGACGGAATAGCCTGCCATGTAAAAAAATCTAACAGTCTTATAAATGCTCTGAAAAATAAACTTGGATTAAAAGAAGCTGAATATTCTACAAAAGATGTATTTTTTACTATTGAAACGGTTTCGTGTCTTGGCGCATGTGGTCTTGCTCCTGTTTTTCTTATAGACGAAGACATTTATGGGCAGATGACTCCCGATAAAGCTGTTGAACTGATTGATAAGATAATGGAATAA
- a CDS encoding NADH-ubiquinone oxidoreductase-F iron-sulfur binding region domain-containing protein, giving the protein MIDLDNITRSVKKAGENITKRIVVCAGTGCVAGGSIKVFESFIIVAKELGISVCVELKGGNIGTLLSKSGCQGFCQKGPLVNILPAEILYINVKVDDVKEILEKSIKNNSLIDRLCYSDNGKVCKGQNEIPFYKKQHRVVIKQCGVMDPENIEEYISIGGYRAAEKACAEMTDKEICDVVLAAGLRGRGGGGFPVGKKWNLARNQTASKKYIICNGDEGDPGAFMDRSVMEGNPHGIIEGLVIAAKATGADEGYVYVRTEYALAVKRMKKAVKDASDIKVLGKNIFGSGHNFTLHVMEGAGAFVCGEEIALIASVEGKRGMPLPKPPFPAQSGLWGKPTTINNVETLATIPMIINYGADVFRETGTVSSHGTKTFALTGHVLNTGLIEVPLGSTLRQIIFDISGGVTDGKGSVKDGNFKAVQIGGPSGGCLTEEHLDLSLDFDSLKKVGAMVGSGGLVVMNKSICMVNIAKFFMQFTQNESCGKCVLCREGIKQMLLMLSDITEGKADEDTISLLEELARAVQIGSLCGLGKTAPNPVLSTLKYFRNEYDAHVKEKRCPAGECKSLINYEITDKCIGCTVCAVKCPAKAISGERRQKHKIAIVKCVKCDICIKSCKFNAIEIV; this is encoded by the coding sequence GTGATAGATTTAGATAATATAACACGGTCAGTTAAAAAGGCCGGGGAAAATATAACTAAAAGAATTGTTGTCTGTGCAGGTACAGGCTGTGTTGCAGGCGGATCCATTAAAGTTTTTGAAAGTTTTATAATTGTTGCAAAAGAATTGGGGATAAGCGTATGTGTCGAATTGAAAGGAGGAAACATCGGAACATTATTGTCCAAAAGCGGTTGTCAGGGGTTTTGTCAGAAAGGACCCCTTGTAAATATTTTACCTGCCGAGATACTTTATATAAACGTTAAAGTTGATGATGTAAAAGAAATTTTGGAAAAAAGCATTAAAAATAACAGTCTTATAGATAGACTTTGTTATAGTGATAATGGAAAAGTATGTAAAGGGCAGAATGAAATTCCTTTTTATAAAAAACAACACAGGGTGGTTATTAAACAATGCGGTGTTATGGATCCTGAGAATATTGAAGAATATATTTCTATCGGCGGATATAGAGCCGCAGAGAAAGCTTGCGCGGAGATGACTGATAAGGAGATATGTGATGTAGTTTTAGCGGCGGGCTTAAGAGGACGCGGCGGTGGTGGGTTTCCTGTAGGTAAAAAGTGGAATTTGGCCAGAAATCAGACGGCTTCAAAGAAATATATTATTTGTAACGGCGACGAAGGCGATCCGGGTGCATTTATGGATAGAAGTGTTATGGAAGGAAATCCGCACGGGATTATAGAAGGTTTGGTAATTGCGGCAAAAGCAACCGGTGCCGACGAAGGATACGTATATGTGAGAACAGAATACGCTCTTGCTGTTAAGAGAATGAAAAAAGCGGTGAAAGATGCGTCTGATATTAAAGTCTTGGGAAAAAATATTTTCGGATCGGGACATAATTTTACGCTTCACGTTATGGAAGGAGCCGGAGCTTTTGTATGTGGCGAGGAGATTGCGCTGATAGCTTCGGTTGAAGGAAAAAGAGGAATGCCTTTGCCGAAACCGCCCTTTCCTGCACAGAGTGGATTATGGGGGAAACCTACTACGATAAATAACGTAGAAACTCTTGCGACTATTCCTATGATAATAAATTATGGTGCAGATGTTTTCAGAGAGACGGGAACCGTGTCTTCTCATGGAACAAAAACATTTGCATTAACCGGACATGTTTTAAATACTGGACTCATTGAAGTTCCTTTGGGATCGACTTTAAGACAGATAATATTTGACATTTCGGGCGGAGTTACAGATGGAAAAGGAAGTGTTAAAGACGGTAATTTTAAAGCTGTCCAGATAGGCGGACCTTCAGGTGGATGTTTGACTGAAGAACATCTTGATCTTTCGTTGGATTTTGATTCTTTAAAAAAAGTCGGTGCTATGGTGGGTTCAGGTGGACTTGTAGTAATGAATAAAAGTATCTGCATGGTAAACATTGCGAAGTTTTTTATGCAGTTTACGCAGAATGAATCTTGCGGAAAATGCGTTTTGTGCCGCGAAGGAATAAAACAAATGCTTTTGATGCTTAGCGATATTACTGAGGGCAAAGCTGACGAAGATACTATTTCGCTTTTGGAAGAACTTGCCAGAGCGGTTCAGATAGGTTCTTTGTGCGGTCTTGGTAAAACTGCTCCTAATCCTGTTTTGTCGACTTTAAAATATTTTAGGAATGAATATGATGCCCATGTTAAAGAGAAGAGATGTCCTGCTGGAGAATGCAAAAGTCTTATAAATTATGAAATAACCGATAAATGTATCGGCTGTACGGTTTGCGCAGTGAAATGTCCTGCGAAAGCGATAAGCGGCGAGCGTAGACAGAAACATAAAATTGCTATTGTAAAATGTGTAAAATGCGATATTTGTATAAAATCATGTAAATTTAATGCAATAGAGATAGTGTAA
- a CDS encoding NAD(+)/NADH kinase has translation MEYSTGIIYNKSKANAKKLAFEIAIWLKQNKCRVFVSDSMSVKHRKVDFVLSIGGDGTMLKVIRTFSPLSVPVKGINLGSLGFLTDTDTNEIFMLLEDILSSGFRIEKRVLLSAEFEYKSGKIKVIAVNDCVVRSLSGGKLITVDVNIDKNFTAEYKCDGMIIATPTGSTAYSLAAYGPIVYPNLPVFILTPISPHTLTQRPMILSDKSNISFITKNKDSNGKIMISMDGQENYTLSNGTKVKFALYRKPLKLIKNRSKSYFETLKAKLHWSV, from the coding sequence ATGGAATATAGTACTGGAATTATTTACAATAAATCGAAAGCAAATGCAAAAAAACTTGCATTTGAAATTGCAATATGGCTTAAACAAAATAAATGCAGAGTATTTGTAAGTGATTCTATGTCGGTAAAGCATAGAAAGGTTGACTTTGTTTTATCAATAGGTGGCGACGGCACGATGCTTAAAGTGATAAGAACATTCTCGCCGTTATCAGTTCCTGTAAAAGGTATAAATCTAGGTTCGCTGGGTTTTTTGACAGATACCGACACAAATGAAATATTTATGCTTTTAGAAGATATTTTATCTTCGGGGTTTAGAATTGAAAAAAGAGTTTTGCTCTCTGCCGAGTTTGAATATAAAAGCGGAAAAATAAAAGTTATAGCGGTAAATGATTGTGTGGTGCGTTCCTTATCGGGCGGAAAACTTATTACAGTTGACGTCAATATAGATAAAAATTTTACAGCGGAATACAAATGCGACGGAATGATTATAGCGACGCCTACGGGTTCAACCGCATATTCTCTTGCGGCTTACGGACCTATAGTTTACCCGAATCTTCCGGTTTTTATTCTTACTCCTATTTCTCCGCACACTCTGACACAGAGACCTATGATATTATCTGATAAGAGTAATATTTCGTTTATTACAAAAAATAAAGACAGCAACGGAAAAATTATGATATCAATGGATGGGCAGGAGAATTATACGCTTTCAAATGGGACAAAAGTAAAATTTGCTCTGTATAGAAAGCCGCTCAAGCTTATAAAAAACCGCAGTAAATCTTACTTTGAAACTCTAAAGGCTAAGCTGCACTGGAGTGTTTAA
- a CDS encoding YajQ family cyclic di-GMP-binding protein, with protein sequence MADKFSFDIVSEVNMMEVDNAVNQARKELANRFDFKDSKSSIELNKKDKKITLIADNEYKMKALKDILEGRFAKRNVSIKSLDYKVQENAFEGYIRQTAEIISGLSSDRAKELSKLIRDSKIKVQAQIDGTKIKVISTKKDDLQLVIAYLKQLSFPLPLQFTNYR encoded by the coding sequence ATGGCTGATAAATTTTCTTTTGATATTGTTTCGGAAGTAAATATGATGGAAGTGGATAACGCCGTTAATCAGGCTCGGAAAGAACTTGCAAACAGATTTGATTTCAAAGACAGCAAATCGTCAATAGAGTTAAATAAAAAGGACAAAAAAATAACTTTAATTGCAGATAACGAATATAAGATGAAAGCCTTGAAGGATATTTTGGAAGGACGTTTTGCAAAAAGAAACGTTTCAATAAAGTCTTTGGACTACAAAGTGCAGGAAAATGCTTTTGAAGGATACATAAGACAGACAGCTGAAATTATTTCGGGACTGTCGTCGGATAGAGCAAAAGAACTTTCAAAACTGATAAGGGATTCAAAAATAAAAGTTCAGGCTCAGATAGACGGTACAAAAATAAAAGTAATTTCCACTAAAAAAGACGACTTGCAGCTTGTAATAGCTTATTTAAAACAGCTATCTTTTCCGTTGCCTTTACAATTTACCAATTATAGATGA
- the ruvX gene encoding Holliday junction resolvase RuvX — protein sequence MNRIMGIDYGLKRIGIAITDFLRITASPFDTVKNVSLKKNALKILEIAKNRDVSIIVLGLPLNMNGTEGGMAETVRKFIEKIKFLSDIEVTTVDERLTTVQAERMLIEEADISREKRKGIKDKVVAALILQTYLDIQSDE from the coding sequence ATGAACAGGATTATGGGAATTGATTACGGCTTAAAACGGATAGGAATTGCGATTACAGACTTTTTGCGGATTACAGCAAGTCCTTTTGACACTGTAAAAAATGTATCTTTAAAGAAAAATGCTTTAAAAATTTTAGAAATTGCAAAAAACAGGGATGTTTCAATAATTGTTTTGGGGTTGCCTTTAAATATGAACGGCACTGAAGGCGGAATGGCTGAAACTGTCCGTAAATTTATTGAAAAAATTAAATTTCTTTCGGATATTGAAGTAACAACTGTTGACGAGAGGCTTACTACGGTGCAAGCTGAAAGAATGCTTATTGAAGAAGCCGATATTTCCAGAGAAAAGCGAAAAGGTATTAAAGACAAAGTTGTTGCAGCATTAATTTTGCAGACGTATTTAGATATACAGTCTGATGAGTAA
- the rlmD gene encoding 23S rRNA (uracil(1939)-C(5))-methyltransferase RlmD: MSLKNKIINVSAEKIVFPGRSLCRCSDGIVLFSEGLLPGEAADVLVIKEKKTFREALLKNITSKSAERIEPLCPSFGFCGGCSFQNISYESQIKYKQEYISELLNFAGVKISKILISPQIWHYRNKMEFSFFNNKGIADLGLHCKGMFNRYVSVPPCFIADKGFLQVVETVKRFANGNNFSVYNNKTHEGFFRHLVLRKAGNNNQFLINVITNVVDCESVFLEPLIKELSEFSCSIYWTSNGRKSDAVLADRLTLMCGKPFITERLNIGGKDYFFDISPFSFFQTNSKVTEILYTEILRLLNPSKYTVLLDLYCGTGAIGISMAHNVKRVIGVECIGQAIDNAKENALANNVFNAEFYASDAEDWIKENKSCFDAVVVDPPRSGLTKDIIKFLLESKAKRIIYVSCNPSTLARDLQLITENSKCKIKEIIPIDMFPQTYHIETVVLLEF; the protein is encoded by the coding sequence ATGTCTTTAAAAAATAAAATTATTAATGTTAGTGCTGAAAAAATTGTTTTTCCGGGTCGTTCTCTCTGCAGATGTTCTGATGGAATTGTTCTGTTTAGTGAAGGTTTGCTTCCCGGCGAAGCCGCGGATGTCCTTGTGATAAAGGAAAAAAAAACATTCAGAGAAGCTCTGCTTAAAAATATTACTTCTAAATCTGCTGAAAGGATAGAACCCTTGTGTCCGTCTTTCGGCTTTTGCGGCGGATGTTCTTTTCAAAACATTTCTTATGAAAGTCAGATTAAGTATAAACAGGAATATATATCGGAACTTTTAAATTTTGCCGGAGTGAAAATTTCAAAAATATTGATAAGTCCGCAGATTTGGCATTACAGAAATAAAATGGAATTCAGTTTTTTTAATAATAAAGGTATTGCAGATTTGGGGCTTCACTGTAAAGGAATGTTTAATAGATATGTTTCGGTCCCGCCCTGTTTTATAGCGGATAAAGGTTTCTTGCAAGTTGTCGAAACTGTAAAAAGATTTGCAAACGGGAACAACTTTTCGGTGTACAACAATAAGACTCATGAAGGATTTTTCAGGCATTTGGTTTTACGTAAAGCTGGAAACAATAATCAGTTTCTTATCAACGTAATTACAAATGTCGTTGACTGTGAATCTGTGTTTTTAGAACCTCTTATAAAAGAACTCTCCGAATTTTCTTGCAGTATTTATTGGACGTCCAACGGAAGAAAATCTGATGCGGTTTTAGCTGACAGGTTGACTCTTATGTGCGGAAAGCCGTTTATTACTGAAAGGCTTAATATAGGTGGGAAAGACTATTTTTTTGATATTTCGCCGTTTTCATTTTTTCAGACAAATTCAAAGGTAACTGAAATTCTCTACACTGAGATTTTAAGATTGTTAAATCCGTCAAAATACACTGTTTTACTTGATTTGTACTGCGGTACGGGGGCAATTGGTATTTCAATGGCTCATAATGTCAAAAGAGTTATAGGCGTAGAGTGTATCGGGCAGGCAATTGACAATGCAAAAGAAAATGCTTTGGCGAATAATGTTTTTAATGCGGAATTTTATGCTTCAGATGCAGAAGACTGGATTAAAGAAAACAAGAGTTGTTTTGATGCTGTGGTTGTCGATCCTCCGCGCAGTGGTCTTACTAAAGATATTATAAAGTTTCTGCTTGAGTCAAAAGCAAAAAGAATAATTTATGTTTCTTGTAATCCGTCCACGCTAGCAAGAGATCTGCAGTTAATTACTGAAAACAGTAAATGTAAAATCAAAGAAATTATACCTATTGATATGTTTCCGCAGACGTATCACATTGAGACAGTGGTGCTGTTAGAGTTCTAG